CCGGTTCGGGTGCACTACGCCGTCGAGGCGGGCCGCGATCAGCGAGCTGTGGATGACGCCATGGCCATACTCATCCTGGGACGTCACACGGGGCGGGCGCTGACTCTGGTCCCGACCATGATCGGCATGTCGATCGAGAGCCTGGCGCTGAGGACGGTGGCAGATCATTTTCAGCAATTGGATCCGGCCGCGTTGAAGTCGCTGGAGGCGCAGCTGGATGCAGCCCAGCCCGGGCGACCGTAAAGCAGGCGATGGCAATGGAACGAACGCGGTTCCTAGACTGGACGATAGCCCGCCTCGAGGGAGTGCGGAGGGAGTATGGCGGCGACCCTACGAAAGCGTCTGAAGAATGTCGTGCGACGATGGAACGAATCCTAAATCAGGAAATCCGCGACGGGCTTGCCCCCGCGGGCCGATCGCTGGACCAGATGGTCGCCCTCTTCAGGGCAGCACGTCCGATTTATGACTGGCTGGAACCGATCATGTCAGCGACACCGGACAGGCTTGCGTGGGAGCACGCGGAGTTTCAGCGAAAGATCGACGCGCTCAAGAATCCGCTCGTGGAAGTGTTAGTGCCAAACATTCTCAAGGCGCGACAAACGGAGCTACGCCTCGAGGCTCACCTGGCGATGCTCCGCGCCGCCATTGCCCTTCGGTCTGGCGGCGAGGGGGCATTCCGGCAAATCCGCGATCCGTTCGGCGACGGCCCCTTCATTCTGCGGCGTTTTGGCTCCGGCGAGCACGCCTCGTTCGAGCTGAGCTCGAACCTTCGCGAACCCGACAAGCGGGAGGTAGCCCTGAAGTTTGTCGGGAGCCGCTCCGAGTAGTCGCTGGCGCGCGGCGGAGCGAGGGCAGGCTATCCCGGGGCCGACATGATTGCGGGATGCGCCCGGTGTCGGCCCCGAGGATGTGTGGAATGAACCCGCCAAAGCAGGGAGACTTAGCCGCAAAATACGAAAGATGCCGAAAAAAGAGTGCAACCCATCGATTCTCCGACCCTGTATCTGTTCCGGTTTTTCGTCGTCTTTGGTTCTTTGCGGCTAAGGGCCGTGCAAACCTAGATTCAGGTTTTGCTGGAGGAACCCCAACCGCACTTCCCGGTTCACATGCGTCAGCCCAACTTCCACTCACCGCGATAGTTGACTGCTTTGAGCAGTTTGTCGGCGGTCGGATCATCGATAACCTGTTCGCTTTTCGGATCCCACTTCAAGGCTCGACCCAGGGCGGCGGAAACGTATCCGAGATGGCCCGGCGTGATCGAACGATGGGCGGTCTCGGCGGGCGCGATGCATTCCTTGCGGGATCGAACCCCCTCGAGGAAGTTCGCATGATGATCTCCGGAGACATAGGCCTTGATGGGGCCCCGGTTGAAATCGGGACGAATCCATTCCTCATTGGAGGCTTCAATCTTGCCGCGATCCACGAAAATCCAACCGTTTTGCCCAACCCACTTGGTGCCCATCCGGTTTTTGTTGGAAAGGGAAGAAGTGATGCCCCCTTCGAACTCGCACTTGACCTCGTAGTTGATGGGATTGTCCCACATTCCCTTCTCGGGATAGGTAAATCCGACAGCCTCGACTTTGGTCGGTCCGCTCTTGTCCATTCCGAGGCCCCAATGAGCGATGTCGTTATGATGGCCGATCCAGTCCATGAGCTGTCCGCCGCCGTAGTCCAAGCACCATCTCCAATTCCAATGCAGGCGGTCCGGATGAAAGGGCAGATAGCGACTGGGGCCGCACCAGAGATCGTAGTCGAGGTCGGCGGGAATCGGGAGGCCGACCCTGCCTTCCTTGTCCGTTTTATTGCCAGTGGGCAGACCGATCTCGACATGCTGAATCTTGCCCAAAAGCCCATTTTGAACCGCTTCCACGGCAATGCGAAAATTTCGGTCGGACCGCTGTTGCGAACCCGTCTGGAAGATCGCCTTCCGCTTGGCGACCTCCTTGTAGATAGCCTGGCCTTCGCCGAAGAGATGAGTGATAGGTTTCTCGCAATAGACATCCTTGCCGTTGCGCAGCGCTTCCATCACAGCCAAGGCATGCCAATGATCTGGCGTGCCCACGATAACTGCATCAATGTCACGACGCGCGCACAGTTCCCGAAAATCGCGATAAGCGTCGCAGCCTTTGTAAACACCGCTGTCCTTCTTTTCAGCGTAGTATTTCTCTACATTGGCCTTAACGGAATTACGGCTCGCAGACACGTCACAGACGGCCACGATTTGGAAGCCGCTCCGTTTCATCATGCTGTTCATCACCCCAGTTCCTTGGCCTCCCGCTCCAACGAGTCCAACATTGACACGTTCACCGGGTGAGATGGTCTTGCCTTGTCCGAGGGCTGAGGAGGGAATGAACGTGGGAGCCACAATGGCCCCCGCCGCTAGTTTGACAAATTGCCTTCGCTTCATGTGACGAAAGGTATCCGCTCATTCCCCCACTTCAACGAAAATGTACAGATGTCTGTTCGGAGGCAGACCGGGGTGTGATTATTTCTCGGAGAGGACTTCGTCCGGGAGCATGCTCCCGCGCCAGACTTTGAAGTGGTGCGGGATCGTGCTGCTGGCGGTCAGGTCCCAAAGGGATGTTTTCATCTGGCGCAACGCCAGCACGGAGAGAATCTCGCCCGAAATCCAACCCGTCTCCATGCTGTAAAGGCTCCACCCGATGTCGGCATCGCTACCCCAGTATTCCCAGCGACGATAGTCGAACCCGCGGAACCATCCACCGTCGAGCTGAGGCTGGGCTTCGCTCTTCACCTGCACTCGGCATAAGAAACGCACGATCTTGTCTGCAGCCTCGCGATAGAGCTCCTCGCCGGTGGCCGCAAAGGCTTCGTGTAGGCCCACCAGGGCGAAGTTCACGGTGTAGAGTAAGTCGGTGTTCGGATCCCCGTTGGCTTGAACAAGGGTGGTCTCCCCGGTGCCATACGCTTCGTTGCTGGCGGGACCCTGTTTGATCTTCGTAAGGATCGCACCGCAGGGATCCATGTCGCTGGTGAGATCCGTCGCCATGCGCCGCAGCCACTCCCGATGTTCCGGCGTATCGTCCAACCGGACCAACCAAGCCAGCGCCAGCAGCATCCGGGCGCGCTCCTGATTGTACTGGTCGTTGGTCGCCGACCACCCTTGCGGATAGGTCTCCATCATTCGTCGGATGCCTTTGGTGGCGCGCTCCCGGAAGAGTGGGAATCCGGTGGCTTTGGCCCCCCACAGAAGACATGCCTGCACGTAGGACTGGTAGTGCGGCGACAGGTCTTCGGACGCCCCCTTGAAGAGGTGTTCCCACCCTCCACTGGCCAGGGCTGGCAGCTCAGTGTGCGGAACGGTGAAGCCCTTGCGCCCGGTCAGTCGCAGCATCGCGAGAAGCTGCTGAGTCAATCGTTCGTCGAAGCGATCGGTCCGTAATGCTGCTGCGGTTCGTAGCAAGCCAAGCCAGGCCCGCGCGTTGTCATCGGCCCACAACTGGTGATACCCGTGCGCACCGCCGAAGTATCGCGGAACGTCGTTCCACCCCGCTAGGCCGAAGGCCGCATGCTTCGGATCGGTAAACGCTCCGGTGTAGAGCACCGATTGACTCGTCAGCCAGTCGGCGAGATTCGATCCGATGCGGGTAAATTCCGGCTGGTTCAGCACGGAACCCGCCAGAGCGAGCGCTCCGGCCGATTCACCGTGATTGTCCGCGCGACGCCACCACAGCACCGATTGCGATCCGTCGTAGTAGATCTTCGAACGAAATCCCTCGAGCAAACCCAGACTGCCATCACCGGTTGCCGTGTCCCTAGGCACCCCAGGTCCCGCGCGATGGCCATCGGGCCAGTCCGCGGTAGCTGGGCCTTGATTGGACGGGCGATCGTAACGCGCCCGCCACGACGGATGAACCAGTAGACCAGACTTTCGATACCACTCGGCTCCGCGCTGCAGAGCCCGTCGTTCCACATCCGCCGGCAACCCAGCCTCCCGGCCGAACGATGGATGGACGGTCGGTTTCCAACGAAGCGTCGGGACTTCGGCATCCGGCTGCACCCACTTCAGGATCATCCGCCACACCGGCTCCCAGGCATCCAAAGGCGCATAGCGAGCTGTCACGAACTGGCTGAGCTTGGTGGTCGCGACCAACACTCCGCCACCAGGAAGCTCGAAAAGGATTGGGTAAACGTTGGTTTTCGGGAGCCCATACAACGCGTCGTCATAACCTGCGACCCGGGCGATCACGACATGCGGCTGGGCGGCCTCGACAGGCAGATAGTGGCAATCGTGAATCATCAGGATGCGCATTTCTTTCAGCGCGGCGCCGAAGGCGTCGCCGACCACGACCGTTCGTTCCAGGATGTTACCCCAGTGGCCGGTCTTCAGGGTCGCTGGTGCGCCAAGTTTTAGCGCGGGAACGAACGATGGGTATTCCACGTAGAGCCGAAGCTTCTTGTCGCGGACCTGATCAAACCATTCGGGAGTGACGCGAGTGGTTTGCTGCGGATACTGATCCGCCAGCACCAGCACGCCGGCACCCTCCGGTGACTGCTTCACGGCGGCGGCAGCATCGTCGAATCGTTCCACTTTTGCCCCGGCATCTTGTAGCACGCGGACGACATCGTTGTCGGCCCGGGCGACGATGCGCCAGGACAGCTCAGCTCCGGTAGCCTGCGTCACGAAGTAGCCGGACAACCACAGGAGGATAAGGTGGACGATGCGTTTCCGTCCGTAACAGGTTGGCTGGGTCATGCCAAGGGTGCGATCAAGGACATTCATTTCTGATCAGTAACGGAGGTTTGCGTGGATCGGACGAGGTGTCAGGCCGATCGACCAGATTTCGGCTAGGAAAAGTCATACTGTAGCGGAGTTGCCAAA
This sequence is a window from Verrucomicrobiales bacterium. Protein-coding genes within it:
- a CDS encoding Gfo/Idh/MocA family oxidoreductase encodes the protein MKRRQFVKLAAGAIVAPTFIPSSALGQGKTISPGERVNVGLVGAGGQGTGVMNSMMKRSGFQIVAVCDVSASRNSVKANVEKYYAEKKDSGVYKGCDAYRDFRELCARRDIDAVIVGTPDHWHALAVMEALRNGKDVYCEKPITHLFGEGQAIYKEVAKRKAIFQTGSQQRSDRNFRIAVEAVQNGLLGKIQHVEIGLPTGNKTDKEGRVGLPIPADLDYDLWCGPSRYLPFHPDRLHWNWRWCLDYGGGQLMDWIGHHNDIAHWGLGMDKSGPTKVEAVGFTYPEKGMWDNPINYEVKCEFEGGITSSLSNKNRMGTKWVGQNGWIFVDRGKIEASNEEWIRPDFNRGPIKAYVSGDHHANFLEGVRSRKECIAPAETAHRSITPGHLGYVSAALGRALKWDPKSEQVIDDPTADKLLKAVNYRGEWKLG